aggaaggtggggatgcggacaatgtgtggatgaagatggcggcttgcattcgtaaggtggcctcggaggagtttggagtgtccaggggaaggagaagtgaagataaggatacctggtggtggaataatgatgtccagaaggcgattaaagagaagaaatattgcttcagacgcctatacctggataggagtgcagacaacatagagaagtacaagatggcgaagaaggctgcaaagcgagctgttggtgaagcaaggggtcgggcatatgaggacctctaccaacggttaggcacgaaggaaggcgaaggggacatctataagatggccaagatccgagagaggaagacgagggatattgccaagtcaaatgcatcaaggacgaagCAGGCCAACTCTTGGCGAGGGATGAGGAGATTAaacatagatggcgggagtacttcgacaagctgttcaatggggagaatgagaggtctaccattgaactggacgattcctttgatgagaccagcatgcgttttgtgcggcgaatccaggagtctgaggttaAGGAGGCTTtgaaaaggatgaaaggaggcaaggcgataggccctgattgtatccccattgaggtgtggaaaggtctcggggacatagcgataatAGGACTAaccaaacaagatgccagaagaatggagacggagtatattagtaccaatcttcaagaacaagggggatgttcagagttttactaattaccgtggaactaagctgatgagccatacaatgaagctatgggagagagtcattgagcaccgcttaagaagaatgacaagcgtgaccaaaaatcagtttggtttcatgcctgggaggtcgaccatggaagccattttcttggtacgacaacttatgaagagatatagggagcaaaagaaggacttgcatatggtgttcattgacttggggaaggcctatgataagataccacggaatgtcatgtggtgggccttggagaaacacaaagtctcagcaaagtacattaccctcattaaggacatgtacgataatgttgtgacaagtgtttgaacaagtgatgtcgacattgatgacttcccgattaagataggactgcatcaggggtcagctctgagcccttatctttttgcattggtgatggatgaggtcacaagggatatacaaggagatatcccatggtgtatactctttacggatgatgtggtgctagttgacgatagtcgaacaggggtaaataggaagttagagttatggagacaaaccttggaatcgaaagagtttaggcttagtagaactaaaaccgagtacatgatgtgcggtttcagtactactaggtgtgaggaagaggaggttagccttgatggcgaGGTGGTAccccagaaggacacctttcggtatttggggtcaatgctgcaggaggatgggggtattgatgaagatgtggaccatcgaatcaaagccggatggatgaagtggcgccaagcttctggcattctctgtgacaagagagtgccacaaaagctaaaaggcaagttctacaggacggcggttcgacccgcaatgttgtatggcgccgagtgttggccgactaaaaggcgacatgttcaacagttaggtatggcggagatgcgtatgttgagatggatgtgtggccacacgaggaaggaccgAGTCCAGAATGATAATATacaagatagagttggggtagcaccgattgaagagaagtttgttcaacatcgtctgagatggtttgggcatattcaacgcatgcctccagaagcttcaatgcatagcggacggctaaagtatgcggagaatgtcaagagagggcggggtagaccgaatttgacacgAGAGGAgaccgttaagagagacctgaaggattggagtatcaccaaagagctagctatggacaagggtgcgtggaagcttgctatccatgtgccaaagccatgagttggttgcgagattttATGAGTTTCATCTCTAGCCTatccaacttgtttgggactaaaggctttattgttgttgttgttgctgctgctgttgctgttgcttgAATTTTAGTCTTTGGATTTTGTTTTGgaataaaaaaacaaacaaaacacCACTCACTCGTCGCGTtctcttcttgttcttcctcccctcctcctcctccttccttccttcccttccttcctgtgtctcctctcctcctctctcgtcgtgctgctgctgccgctggctTGGGCTTGGGCTTGGGCTTGGGCTTGGGCGGGGCCTAGATCCGGCGGTCCTCCGCCGCCGACGCCCTGCCGCCGCCGGCCTTATCCGTTCATCGCGCGCGCGGGGCATCCTTATCCTTATCCTTATCCTTAGGTATGTATGTTTCTTCTTGATTGATCCAACCCAAAGCGAACCTTAGCTGTCCCCAAGCGGGATTGATTAGGTTAGATACGATTCTCCCTCcgcctctttctttctttctttcctggTTATTAGGTTAGATTAGATCTACTCTACTCTACTCCTTAGCTGCTAATATACTAGTACTAGTTAGCTCTACTCCTTTCCtggttatgtatgtatgtatgtatctacTCCTACgtatgtatatgtatgtatgtatgtatgtatgtatgtatgtatgtatcaagGGCAGGATATAAATATAAATAAttccaagaaaagaaaagaaaataaaataaaagaaaacaagaaTGAATGGTCGGTCGCCACGGTGGAATTCATTCAGCAAAATGTCTCCCTCTTTTCACGCTGCCTGTTTATCATTAGCTAaggttctcttctcttctcttctcttctcttctctgatAGCAGCACAACAGATACACAACCATGTCTCtaattatctatctatctatccatgGCAATAAAAAATGTATCTAGATTCCTCTTTTGTTTGACTTACTTATACATATAATATAATATGCAGGGCAGGGCAGGACCAGACCACATGTGCCGTCAACCGTCGACACTTGAGCTGTCTCCAGATGAGCAGCTTGCTGCTGAAGAAACCTTCAAGTTGTACTGCAAGCCAGTTGAGCTCTGCAATGTTATCCAAAAACGAGCCCTTGATAATGTATTGTACTATATATGTAACCTCCCTCCCTCCCTAAATCCTGTATAGCTGTTTTCATTTCATTTCACACAACCAACAACAACTACAACAATACAATGGCTTTCTTTTGCAGCCCGCTTTTCTGCAAAGATGCCTCCATTACATGATACAGGCAAACCGCAAAAAGAGGTAGCTCTCATTCATTCAGGTCCCATATTTATGTTTCTGAAACTATTTTCTTTTCTTGACATGGATAGATAGATAGCAGAGCAGAGGCTTCACTGTTTTATAGTATCTAGTTTTCTGACCCCTTTAACTGAATCTTGTCTGTTGCATCATGCGAATGCTGACCAGTGTGTGTTTGTGTTTGTGCTTGTGGGTGTAGGATTCAACTAACTGTATCCCTTTCTCGAGGCACAAATACTGACCACAACATCTTCCCCCTTTATGTTTTGTTAGCTACACCTACTAGTGATAGCATCCCACTTGAAGGGGTAAGTAAGTGTTCCCCTTTTTCAGTTCCACTCACTATTTTTTTTTGCAGCATAATGCATGGTGAATTTGCAAACATTCTTGTACCAAATTAATTAATGATCTCATTAAACAATGCCATCATCTTTTGCAGCATTCTCCGATATATCGATTCAGTCGTGCCTGTTTGCTTACGTCATTCACTGAATTTGCTAGTAAAGACCACAACAAAGCCACATTCACAATTCCAGACGTCAAGAATATAGCAGCAACCTCCCGAGCTTGCAACCTCAGCATTATCCTTATCCGCTGTGGTATGATGTGCATCATATGTGATCGTGCACGGTTCACGTCTCCTCACTACCGTCACATCTGGTTCCTTTTTTTTTAGTTTCAGATTCAGAAGGGCAGGTTGGAGAAAATAACTGCTCTGGGGACCATGTGGAAGCATCTGCTCTCCGAAGTAAGTTGGTATCACATTACCATGTCTAGTAGCCAGTATAGCTCAACATATGTGCCTTTTAAAAATTGAATATCAGAAACCAGCTATGATTTGTGGGGTTATTGAGTGCAACTACTTACTATCATTTACGCGATGCATTTTGACAGAGTTTGAAGGGAAATGTTTCTGGGGTAAAATACCAATTAATTTACTTGGTTCGTCGTTGGAGAATTGCGTGACTTTAAATTTGGGACATACTGTGGAGTTGGCTTCTACAGTTACTATGAACCCAAGCTTCTTAGAGGTACTTAGGTTGAACTTTTCCATATTATTAAGCTTCAGTTTTCTTAATGTATATACTTCGACTTTTCTAGTAGTACAATTTAACCATAAGATGGATGACAATCCTTTGCATCCTCATGTTTCAGACTGAATAAATTACGTTAGCCACCTGTATTTGGAAAATTTACCCTATGTACTAGCATGTAACTTTAGTTGTCCTATAAGGCTGCGGTGCCTGTCGTTAATTAGCAAATCATGTTCCAGAAGTGCAGGTGCAAATTGTGAAATCAGTAGTGCAGTTTGCATCTTTGTAACACAACATGTTATAAGATCCATGTTAACACTAAAAGTTGTATTCTGTAGTGTATGGAAGTTTAAGTGATTATGCAAATCTGTTTTTGTTTCGGTTGTGCCTCAGATTTCACAATCATTTTTGTTTACTTTATTAGAAACTGAAAAATGAAGAGAGAGTTTTTGGGGCGTAGTGGCCGTTAATTGCTTCCGCTGTATGTTGACCTACTTGCCTTGATTATTTTTGTACATCCAGCCAAAATTTCTGGAGCAGGACAGTTGCTTGACATTTTGCTCTCATAAGATTAATGCTACGGTAAGGGTAACTCTGTTCCTTTATTTATTGATCTAATTATCATTTCCATATTTAAGGGCAACGGATTATATTGTAGACCTTCTGCCAGTTACTTGCGCAGCTTGTCTAAGATTGCTGTTATTGTTTCAGGGTTCATATCAACTCCAAGTTGGCATATCCGTTCAAGAGGCTGGTGCAAGAGACATGTCTGAATCTCCGTATAATAGTTACTCATACAGTGATGTCCCACCTTCATCATTACGTCATATTATAAGGTAACACAATATTTGGGTTTGGTGTTGGTTTAGAATGCATGGAGTTGATCTTTTAAATTTGGCTGCTAGTATACACAATATTTGGGTTTGTGTCATGTTGAGATGATATTTTTAGATCTTGCCATCAAAATTCAAAAGTAATTTCAGATCATTAAGCTTAGTGTTTTTCTCCTGAAATATAATTGATGAAAGTAATTAGACAAATTACTTGTTAATTTTGGAGAAAAAGTGCAAAATGCATAATCACTATCTATGGTTCAATTGGAAACATCTCTTTGGCAGAGCCTTGATTGTTCAAAAGAGAGACCCCAGCTTACTTATGCCTCCATCTCATGTAATTAAAAAAGTTAAATCACTGATGATTGTTCCAAGTGACATTGTTTATGTCTTAAAGAAGTACTACTCCAGTATTGTGGTGAGGCTGAAGTCAGCCTGTCCCGACCTAGTGTTTGGTCAGGTCTTATTATGACACTTTGCTCTAACTTTCAGCTTTACAAACACATTTGCATTTTGGTATAACCAAGTGAACAAATGGAAATGTATATTTTCCGCAGGTTAAGAGCTGGTAATGTGATTTTCAACTTCAAGTACTACAACAATACTATGCAAAAGACTGAAGGTTCTTGCTTACTCCAACATTTGGGCTCATGCGGTTTTCAAATCCATTGGCATTTGCTTGCATCATATACTGGCATTTTCCTTCCCTAGGTGTTCTACATTTTCTCCCTGTACCTGATTTGCGGAGCGTAATTAACTAGATATGCTAGGTTAATAATATCAGTATATCTGCAACTAAACTAGTAAAATATCTTCTGCTACGACCTTTCGATGGTACACATGTTATTGAAATGTAAGCTTATGATGTTTTATGGTGGTAAAATTATTACTTTGTCCAATTAGTCATGGTGAGATATGTATTATACAAATATTAGTGTATCGACACAACACAAAAGGAAGTACCTAGGACATGATTTTGCATATGATCCTAGGACATGTTGCTGAGTCAGTTGGCTACTCCTGTGTTTATTATACAGTGTACATTGTTTTGAATGCTTATCATGGCAAAAATCTGGTGTTTGCAATTAACTACGTTCAGTTTTGCATCACTGAGTGACATTTGTTGGTCAAGTCATATATTTTCTGTTTGGCTCGTGATTCTTAATATTGTCGATCCCTTCTTACCAGTCACCGAAGATTTTGCTTGCGCCTTTtgcttggtaaagtgtggaagctACAAGGTAAAGTTTGAAGCAAATTTCCATTCGAAATGTTGCTTATTGCTGCTAAGGGCCGGTGAATCATGTCAGCTGCTACATTTAGGGTAAAACGGAATCTGTCTAGTTCACGCTGCACCATTGATGTCTTCTTGTTCTTTGTGAGGAAACTTAGATTGTGTTCTTTTTCTGCTCGACCTTTCTTATTTTTTATGGGAACAATGTTGTGCACACTTTCTCTGAGGCACATCTCTAATGTTGTGATTCTGGCGATACTAGGGCCTGGGGTGTCACTTGAACTCAACGCATGACCTATTCCACTTTGAGTTTTGGGTTGGTAAACTTCTGGAATTTCTATTGTAAATCTTATTTGATCGATGTCATAATTTGATTGTTGGTTTGCTCTTTACATTCATGCAGATATCTGAAGAATGCCAGGCTGTTAATGTTAGTCTGAAGGCTGATGCCTGGAAAATGGAGGTAAAACAGTGATACAGAATTTCCAGAATTACCTGATAATAAATGAGCTGAGTGTTCTGAAGGATACTTGCAGAATCTGCATTGCATATTGTTTTCCATTGAAACATTCTGTTATTAGTGCCTCGAACTAATAATCCCATTTATTTCCCAGCTTGTGGGCAAGGGAGTTGATCCAAGACATCAAACATTTTCCTACTGGTACGCTCTTTCTCAATCAATTTTCATGATGGATCAGCTCATCTTATTTCTGTTTGATTTTACTAACTGTGTTGCATCAGCTCAAGGCTTAAGATGCGTCGTCGAAGGTCGCTAGCCACAGTTGAGAATATAAGCCCCGTACATCCACATATCATGGATTCAGGTTCACCTGAAGATGCCCAGGCAGGGTCGTCTAAAGACGAGTTTGTTCAGAGGGAAGATGGTACATTctcatctttttctttttcttttttgggagTCATCTTATGGTATCTTACTGTGGCGTAAACTACATTCAAATGGTAACACCATAATGCAGTGTTTCGAATTGTACAGTGATGTTTCTGATTGTGTCTTCGCCTACTATATATCTTATATTATATAATACAGTGTTTCAAATTTCCATTCCTGATGAAACCAATCAAAAAATTGTTCCTAGACTGATCCCACAGGTGGACAAAAGCAGTCAAATTTTCAGTGAAACTGGAATTAAGAATGAGCCAGTTGTTTGTTTGCACATGGAATTTCATCTCTGAGAAGTCCTGCATGCTGTTTTGAATATAGCATTTAGACCCTTGCCATAGGTAGAGATTATTGCAACTGTTCTTTGATTATACTACCTGAATGAATGCTACAAACCACATAAGTTGTTTCCTAAGACACAGATCATGCCTGCAAATGCTGATTTCTGATGTCTAAAATTTGCAGATAATAATTCAGTAGCACCCGATTCTGCCGAGCATGATCACTCATTAAATGGTAGCAATCTTACACCACCGACAGTACTAGAGTTTGGGAAGACAAGGAAACTATCTGCGGAGCGAAGTGATCCCAGAAAGTAGCCCTTCTGTTTACATACTTCGCTGATATCATGCTAAGCATTGTATATATAGCTGTTTGTTTGTCCAGACATTTACAATAGAAAAATGTTAAACCAACTGTTTTTATGTGTATATTATGTGGCAGCCGACAACTTCTGCAGAAACGTCAGTTCTTCCATTCTCACAGGGCACAGGTGTGTGAGTGGGAAATAAATTTTGTTCATCCTTATGTCATGTATGGAACTAACAAGAGCACCGGGCATCCAAAAAACAGAATGTGAATATAAAAATATCTGAATTTGAATTTGATGCTGATTTCTAGTAGATGAGAGGTCTAAAATTTTCTAGGCTTTGACCTGCGACTCGTTGGAGCTTGGTGAGAAGTAGTACTCTTGTCTTCACTGTCAGCTTCTCTTGAGTTAAAATATGATGATCTGGTGTTTTATATAAATACCAGACTATGCCAGTTTTGCTAGCATGATGTCTGAATTATTTGTGTTCAGTTACAACTAGCAGGTGGCAAATCAAATACAGTTTTCTGCCAAGGTTTCACTTGTGCCAGCCAATTTGATGCCAAGGCTTCACTGTAAGAAAGGCTGTTTTGTTTGCATGCATATAAAAAAAAAAGAATCTGCCTGTTGCCAGCTTTCTTGTTCTAtaattttcttgctcatcattTACACCCCTACTAAAGCTTTGTTTTATTGGATTTTTGATATTACTTAGGGTTTTTATGCCTGCATTTCATTTGATATCTAGTCTAGCATGACGTCTGAATTTCATTTACTCTTGTTTCTATAATATTTGATATCTAGTCTAGCATGATGTCTGAATTTCATTTACTCTTGTTTCTGCATTTGACATGTGTAGCTTGATTGTTGTAGCCAATGGCAGTGGAACAAGTTTTGTCAGATCATGACAGCGAGGATGAAGTTGACGATGACATTGCCGACTTGGAAGATAGACGGGTCAGCAGATATTTGTCTCTCGTTAATTACGGTTGAGAAACATACTGCTAGAAACATATCTTAAGTTATTACTTGTTTTTTTTTCCTTGGTTGCAGATGCTTGCTGATTTTCTTGATGTCACGAAAGATGAGAAGCTTATTATGCATATGTGGAATTCATTTATTCGGAAACAAAGGTATGCGTGCAAAATCAAGTGTTTTACGGACGGTACTCGCTGAACCCTACATGCCTCGTGTCTTGCTGAAAGAGTATGATAATTCATTCACAGGGTGCTAGCTGATGGGCATATACCTTGGGCCTGTGAGGGCTTCTCCCGGCTTCATGGACCGCAGCTTGTACAAAACCCTCCTCTGCTCTGGTGAGTCCCTCCTTCATGGACCGGCTTGACTGATTTGCTTGCTGCGCCTgattgaatgaatgaatgaatgaaatgAAACAACCCTCAGGTGCTGGCGTTTGGTGATGATTAAGCTGTGGAACCACAGCCTGCTGGATGCGCGCGCCATGAACACATGCAACACCATTCTTGAGGGATACCAACCCAACAACAAGATGTTTTAATTCTCATTTACTGAAAATGTCGATGTTTGCCGGATAATTCTTTCCTACCAAGTCGTTTCCCCTAAGATAGATATTTGTCTTTTTTTTTAAAAGTTACTTCTCCATACTTGTGAATGTTTAGACTTTGCACTTGTCGTTCCCCTTTTAAATTACAAATTCTCCAAAGAAATTGGTAATCAAGTCACAAAGAATGTGTTAGCTTTCCCCGACATATAAAGGGCGCTTTTCTTTTATTGACTCAAGATGTAGCATCAAACATATTAAATAAGCAACACACAGGCTCTGCATATCTAAGATGCACTCGGTCAAAGCCAAAcaaaaagattttttttttgatATATCAGCAACATTAGTCATATGTCCATCACTGTGCCTATTCCTATATAAAAAAGTGTTCATCGATTTTCTTCAAATAATGTTCATTGAATTGAAAttttgtttcaaaaaatgtttcgcATATTCAAAAATTATCATCAAGTTAGCAAAATGTTCATTGAATATCCAATTCTGAGCCCGAGCTTGCTCCCGGTCAAGAAACAATTCATAAAAAATtagaaaaaatccaaaattttgtGCTAAGATAAATTGGTGCGTGAGGTGCGCTCCAATTTTCAGAGCTTTTGGACATTTGAGCAGCTCTTAGcaaaaaagatagattggtttagAACAGTACGCTTTTTAACAATACGCTTTTTAACGGACCACAAATTTGTTCTTTTTTGCCAAGAGCTACTCatatgtccaaatgatttgaaatttggagcggacatcatgcaccaaattatctaccatgtcaaaaaaaattgaatttttgaatttttctagtatttattttgatttttttattcaaCGCGGGTGCAGATGAGCCGGAGAGCCAAAACGCCTCACTCAATGTTCAtccatttttttttttgaaaatgtccTTGTCATCGCTCCCCCTTGAGCGCATCGAGTTCGGCTGTGTGGGAGGACCCGAGCCAATGGCGTGGGTGAGTCCGCCACCCAAGTCCCCCACCCCTGCTGCCAGACGCCGTGGTACTTCCCCTCTGCGGTTGGCACGACTAGGGAGGTCGAGGAAGCCGGGGAGGGGGGACGGGAGAGGTGGCATCGTTGTGACGGCTTGAGGAGGATTCGACCGATCAGACAACAGGGACCTTCGGCCACCGCGTCCGGCCATTGGGAGGAGATGGGGGCGCCGAGGGGGGAGGGGAGGGCGCCGGTGGCAGGGAtgggggaggaggagaggcagaAGAGGTTTTTTTTACTTGGTTGCCCTTTGCCAAGTGTCTCCTTGCATATTGTTgtcccaccaaaaaaagaaaacaaaattattGTAGCAAGCATAATCAATCAGCCAAGGTTGCCTTGGATCCTACTACCATATGATGGAACCTCAGCTGCAAAATTTCTACACCTCCTAACACTCATTCAAAGCAGAGATATATATATTCctttgtactactactagtaggtcTTTTATCTTTCTTTCTACAAGATTGAAACTTATTTAAAAGAAAAAAGGTCGGCATCAAATACTCCTAGTCAGTCAGTCTGCCTGATTATGATTTTGTACTAGTTTCTTTCAACAAGATAACAAGTCAGTATCAACACTACTTTCTGCATTCACTGAATTCACAAGTGCAGCCACCAAACCAAATCAAAAACCCCAATTCACTGGACCAGACCAGATTAGAAGCATCTTGTCTGCTCTGCTAGCTAGTTAATGACCTGACCTGACCTGACCTGGTTGCCCCCAAATGAGTTGCCTCACAAATAAATCATTAATAATCCAAGATAAGAGGCTTTACAAATGAATAGCCCTAAAAAGAGAACCTAAGTGGGTAGCTTTTTTCATCTCTCCAAAATTCCCCACCTTTCTTCACCAAAGCGAAAAAAGGCAGGCTTAcatcttccttccttccttcctgtaCAATTAATTCcttacttttttttgtttttgcacaaATGCTTCTTGCCATCTGTATGGGACCTAACCTGGCATAATAATCGATCAAAACGGAATCAACTACTCATCAAGCTACAACAATCTATCAAGATCCACAGAGACGACAACTTTCAGTTGTGCTGAAGGACTCTATACACTTCATCCCCCAGGGCCGCCAACGTGACGGGCTTCTGGAGCAGACCGTTTATCCCTGACCGCTGGCACCGGTCCCGGACGTTGTCGTCCGAGCTCGCCGCGAGGGCCACGATCAGTGGCGGCCAGCTGTTGCTCCTGAACTTGCGGATCGCGAGGGCCACCTCGAACCCGTCCATCGTGTGCATCGTCAGGTCCAGAAGCACCAGCTGGAAGGACGACTCGCCGCCCGCAAAGGAGGTCATGCACTGGATGCCCGAGCTGACCGAAAAGACTCGGCACCCAAGCTTTTCCAGGAGCTTGTGGGTGACTGCTCGGTTGGTGTCATCACCGTCCACCAGGAGGACATGGAGCCCGTTGAAGTTGGGGATCGGTGATAACCGGTATAGGTCCGAGGATGCTCCTGAGACAGGGGTCACATGTTGCATCTGGAACTGGAGAGCCAGCATGACCGTCTCTCTCAACCCTTCTGGGTCTGATACGGACCAGATATTACCATTCATCATCTGCAACACAACATAAAGCCTCAAGTCAGCTAATAATAAAATATATAGATTACACATCAAGCAAACGACAGAATAAGATTGAACGCCTAAGTGCCACAGTAAGATATTTTCTGAGGAATGAACTGATGAGCACAAAGAAAAAGATAGTTACCGAAAACAAGCACCGGAATTCTTTACAGCCAATCACATCATGTTCACTAATAGTTTCAACAGCATGAACAAGCAGCATAAATGATTCATTTTTTATTACAGCACCACTGTAACAAAAGtggccaaaaataaataaaatcttaCTTCGCCCAGTTTGAACCACAGTCAAGTGCTGAAGATTTCACAGCATTCCGCACAAAGTATGCTGGCAGGAAAATGCAGTGTAATTTGGCAGTTTCATAACTGTAACTACATGTCTTTCAAACAAATAATTGTAACTACATGCTAGCCTGAATGTTTAGTTACTGTATGAAAAACTGAAAAACTGTCGAGACAGATGAGGATCAACAACTAGTTAGTTATCTGCCAATATAATCTTCAATAAGCATGGAGTCCAATACACTTCTTCTATAAATAATATGACAGAAGCAAGAGCCATGAATAATATGACAAGGAATGATTAATACCTGCACAATCTTCTTGCACATGTTGAAGCTAAGGCCCATCTCCGAACTGCTAGCGTTCGGCTCTTGACTTATTTGGC
The window above is part of the Triticum aestivum cultivar Chinese Spring chromosome 2A, IWGSC CS RefSeq v2.1, whole genome shotgun sequence genome. Proteins encoded here:
- the LOC123186874 gene encoding polycomb group protein EMF2B isoform X4, which produces MCRQPSTLELSPDEQLAAEETFKLYCKPVELCNVIQKRALDNPAFLQRCLHYMIQANRKKRIQLTVSLSRGTNTDHNIFPLYVLLATPTSDSIPLEGHSPIYRFSRACLLTSFTEFASKDHNKATFTIPDVKNIAATSRACNLSIILIRCVSDSEGQVGENNCSGDHVEASALRKFEGKCFWGKIPINLLGSSLENCVTLNLGHTVELASTVTMNPSFLEPKFLEQDSCLTFCSHKINATGSYQLQVGISVQEAGARDMSESPYNSYSYSDVPPSSLRHIIRLRAGNVIFNFKYYNNTMQKTEVTEDFACAFCLVKCGSYKGLGCHLNSTHDLFHFEFWISEECQAVNVSLKADAWKMELVGKGVDPRHQTFSYCSRLKMRRRRSLATVENISPVHPHIMDSGSPEDAQAGSSKDEFVQREDDNNSVAPDSAEHDHSLNGSNLTPPTVLEFGKTRKLSAERSDPRNRQLLQKRQFFHSHRAQVCEWEINFVHPYVMYGTNKSTGHPKNRM
- the LOC123186874 gene encoding polycomb group protein EMF2B isoform X3, with product MSSLLLKKPSSCTASQLSSAMLSKNEPLIMYCTIYPAFLQRCLHYMIQANRKKRIQLTVSLSRGTNTDHNIFPLYVLLATPTSDSIPLEGHSPIYRFSRACLLTSFTEFASKDHNKATFTIPDVKNIAATSRACNLSIILIRCVSDSEGQVGENNCSGDHVEASALRKFEGKCFWGKIPINLLGSSLENCVTLNLGHTVELASTVTMNPSFLEPKFLEQDSCLTFCSHKINATGSYQLQVGISVQEAGARDMSESPYNSYSYSDVPPSSLRHIIRLRAGNVIFNFKYYNNTMQKTEVTEDFACAFCLVKCGSYKGLGCHLNSTHDLFHFEFWISEECQAVNVSLKADAWKMELVGKGVDPRHQTFSYCSRLKMRRRRSLATVENISPVHPHIMDSGSPEDAQAGSSKDEFVQREDDNNSVAPDSAEHDHSLNGSNLTPPTVLEFGKTRKLSAERSDPRNRQLLQKRQFFHSHRAQPMAVEQVLSDHDSEDEVDDDIADLEDRRMLADFLDVTKDEKLIMHMWNSFIRKQRVLADGHIPWACEGFSRLHGPQLVQNPPLLWCWRLVMIKLWNHSLLDARAMNTCNTILEGYQPNNKMF
- the LOC123186874 gene encoding polycomb group protein EMF2B isoform X1, with the protein product MCRQPSTLELSPDEQLAAEETFKLYCKPVELCNVIQKRALDNPAFLQRCLHYMIQANRKKRIQLTVSLSRGTNTDHNIFPLYVLLATPTSDSIPLEGHSPIYRFSRACLLTSFTEFASKDHNKATFTIPDVKNIAATSRACNLSIILIRCVSDSEGQVGENNCSGDHVEASALRKFEGKCFWGKIPINLLGSSLENCVTLNLGHTVELASTVTMNPSFLEPKFLEQDSCLTFCSHKINATGSYQLQVGISVQEAGARDMSESPYNSYSYSDVPPSSLRHIIRLRAGNVIFNFKYYNNTMQKTEVTEDFACAFCLVKCGSYKGLGCHLNSTHDLFHFEFWISEECQAVNVSLKADAWKMELVGKGVDPRHQTFSYCSRLKMRRRRSLATVENISPVHPHIMDSGSPEDAQAGSSKDEFVQREDDNNSVAPDSAEHDHSLNGSNLTPPTVLEFGKTRKLSAERSDPRNRQLLQKRQFFHSHRAQPMAVEQVLSDHDSEDEVDDDIADLEDRRMLADFLDVTKDEKLIMHMWNSFIRKQRVLADGHIPWACEGFSRLHGPQLVQNPPLLWCWRLVMIKLWNHSLLDARAMNTCNTILEGYQPNNKMF
- the LOC123186874 gene encoding polycomb group protein EMF2B isoform X2, which translates into the protein MCRQPSTLELSPDEQLAAEETFKLYCKPVELCNVIQKRALDNPAFLQRCLHYMIQANRKKRIQLTVSLSRGTNTDHNIFPLYVLLATPTSDSIPLEGHSPIYRFSRACLLTSFTEFASKDHNKATFTIPDVKNIAATSRACNLSIILIRCDSEGQVGENNCSGDHVEASALRKFEGKCFWGKIPINLLGSSLENCVTLNLGHTVELASTVTMNPSFLEPKFLEQDSCLTFCSHKINATGSYQLQVGISVQEAGARDMSESPYNSYSYSDVPPSSLRHIIRLRAGNVIFNFKYYNNTMQKTEVTEDFACAFCLVKCGSYKGLGCHLNSTHDLFHFEFWISEECQAVNVSLKADAWKMELVGKGVDPRHQTFSYCSRLKMRRRRSLATVENISPVHPHIMDSGSPEDAQAGSSKDEFVQREDDNNSVAPDSAEHDHSLNGSNLTPPTVLEFGKTRKLSAERSDPRNRQLLQKRQFFHSHRAQPMAVEQVLSDHDSEDEVDDDIADLEDRRMLADFLDVTKDEKLIMHMWNSFIRKQRVLADGHIPWACEGFSRLHGPQLVQNPPLLWCWRLVMIKLWNHSLLDARAMNTCNTILEGYQPNNKMF